One window from the genome of Amycolatopsis sp. NBC_01480 encodes:
- a CDS encoding carbohydrate ABC transporter permease — protein MKQRRSLRWAGYAVLAVVAAVYIYPFLIQLGTAFKTDADATAHPLTPWPHEWSVAVFGALAQQDFPRWALNSVFVSVSVTVGRVVFDSLAGYALARLRFRGRTTVFGAVLAVLAVPSVVLLIPKFLVLNQFGMYDTYAAMIVPLLVDATGVFIMKQFFETVPVSVEEAARIDGAGPLRTFWSVVLPMSRPALITLTILSFQGSWNELPHFIVSRQDPALNTLTSGVATLVSGQLGQGNQFPLKLAAALLMTLPVAVVYFIFSKRFTRGTYEGVDK, from the coding sequence ATGAAGCAACGCAGGTCGCTGCGCTGGGCGGGCTACGCCGTGCTCGCCGTGGTCGCGGCCGTTTACATCTACCCCTTCCTGATCCAGCTCGGCACGGCGTTCAAAACCGACGCCGACGCCACGGCCCACCCGCTGACCCCGTGGCCGCACGAGTGGTCCGTGGCGGTGTTCGGCGCACTCGCCCAGCAGGACTTCCCGCGCTGGGCGCTGAACTCCGTGTTCGTCTCGGTCTCGGTCACCGTCGGGCGGGTGGTGTTCGACTCGCTGGCCGGCTACGCGCTCGCCCGGCTGCGATTCCGCGGCCGGACCACGGTGTTCGGCGCGGTGCTGGCCGTGCTCGCCGTGCCGAGCGTGGTGCTGCTGATCCCCAAGTTCCTGGTGCTGAACCAGTTCGGCATGTACGACACCTACGCGGCGATGATCGTGCCGCTGCTGGTCGACGCCACCGGGGTGTTCATCATGAAGCAGTTCTTCGAGACGGTGCCGGTGAGTGTGGAGGAGGCCGCCCGGATCGACGGCGCCGGCCCGTTGCGCACGTTCTGGTCCGTGGTGCTGCCGATGTCGCGACCGGCCCTGATCACGCTGACCATCCTCTCGTTCCAGGGTTCCTGGAACGAGCTGCCGCACTTCATCGTCTCGCGGCAGGACCCGGCGCTGAACACGCTGACCTCGGGCGTGGCCACGCTGGTGTCCGGCCAGCTCGGCCAGGGCAACCAGTTCCCGTTGAAGCTGGCCGCCGCGCTACTGATGACGCTCCCCGTGGCGGTGGTGTACTTCATCTTCTCGAAACGCTTCACCCGCGGGACCTACGAGGGTGTCGACAAGTAG
- a CDS encoding ArsR/SmtB family transcription factor: MSVQPELDKVFKALADPTRRYLLDQLHEDNGLTLNELCRRVEMTRQSATQHLAVLEAANLVSTVRRGREKLHYLNPVPLHEMQERWVGKFERPRLHALSAVKHRAEENMSDKPSFVYVTYIESTPEKVWEALTDADITALYWGHRNESDWQEGSSWAHVRADGSGIADIKGEVVESKPPKRLVTSWYDPNGPEDQVPSRAAFDIQPYQGIVRLTVTHTDLADDKAHRDVSGGWAAVLSNLKSLLETGKPLSLEPWKAH; this comes from the coding sequence GTGAGTGTGCAACCGGAGCTGGACAAAGTCTTCAAGGCGCTCGCCGACCCGACGCGGCGCTACCTGCTCGACCAGCTGCACGAGGACAACGGCCTGACGCTGAACGAGCTGTGCCGGCGCGTCGAGATGACGCGCCAGTCGGCGACGCAGCACCTCGCCGTCCTCGAAGCGGCGAACCTGGTCAGCACGGTCCGCCGTGGCCGGGAGAAGCTGCACTACCTGAATCCCGTGCCGCTGCACGAAATGCAGGAGCGGTGGGTCGGCAAGTTCGAACGCCCCCGGTTGCACGCACTGAGCGCCGTCAAACACCGAGCAGAGGAAAACATGAGCGACAAGCCGAGCTTCGTCTACGTCACCTACATCGAGAGTACCCCGGAGAAGGTCTGGGAAGCGCTCACCGACGCGGACATCACCGCGCTGTACTGGGGCCACCGCAACGAATCCGACTGGCAGGAAGGCTCGAGCTGGGCCCACGTGCGCGCCGACGGATCGGGCATCGCCGACATCAAGGGCGAGGTGGTCGAGAGCAAGCCGCCGAAGCGGCTCGTCACCAGCTGGTACGACCCGAACGGCCCGGAGGACCAGGTCCCCTCCCGCGCGGCCTTCGACATCCAGCCGTACCAGGGCATCGTGCGCCTTACCGTGACCCACACCGACCTCGCCGACGACAAGGCCCACCGCGATGTCTCCGGTGGCTGGGCAGCGGTGCTGTCGAACCTCAAGTCCTTGCTGGAAACCGGGAAGCCGCTGTCGCTGGAGCCGTGGAAGGCGCACTAA
- a CDS encoding LacI family DNA-binding transcriptional regulator: MAQRATLNSVAEAAAVSRQTVSNVINSPEVVSPETRERVLEAIQRLGYRPHTAARQLRTTRSQIIGLRIAPVGNGVSGVVLDQFLHSLTATAEEYEHRIMLFTAADDESETRAYADLIASVGVDAFVLTHTHHDDLRTRWLRERELPFVTFGRPWGAEREHPWVDVDGARGTRLATDHLVRQGHRRIAFVGWPKGSETGDDRRAGWAAGLAEAGIPERREAAVFDGVEGGRSAAARLLDEPLAPTAFVCASDSLALGVVGELRDRGLRLGADASVIGFDDTPTAAVLGLSSVAQPIAEVAAECVRQLRVMLRGEPGPASALLPPRLVLRTT, from the coding sequence ATGGCACAGCGGGCGACGCTGAACTCGGTCGCGGAGGCAGCCGCCGTCTCGCGCCAGACGGTGTCGAACGTGATCAACTCCCCCGAAGTGGTCAGCCCGGAGACTCGGGAGCGAGTGCTCGAGGCGATCCAGCGTCTCGGCTACCGCCCGCACACCGCCGCGCGCCAGCTGCGCACCACGCGCTCGCAGATCATCGGGCTGCGCATCGCGCCGGTCGGCAACGGCGTCAGCGGCGTCGTCCTCGACCAGTTCCTGCACTCGCTCACGGCCACCGCCGAGGAGTACGAGCACCGGATCATGCTCTTCACCGCGGCCGACGACGAGTCCGAGACGCGCGCGTACGCCGATCTCATCGCTTCCGTCGGTGTCGATGCCTTCGTGCTCACCCATACCCACCACGACGACCTCCGCACCCGCTGGCTGCGGGAGCGGGAGCTGCCGTTCGTCACCTTCGGCCGCCCGTGGGGCGCCGAACGCGAGCATCCGTGGGTCGACGTCGACGGCGCGCGCGGCACCCGGCTGGCCACCGACCACCTGGTGCGCCAGGGCCACCGCCGGATCGCGTTCGTCGGCTGGCCCAAGGGTTCCGAGACCGGTGACGACCGGCGGGCCGGCTGGGCGGCCGGGCTGGCCGAGGCGGGCATCCCCGAACGGCGCGAGGCCGCGGTGTTCGACGGCGTCGAAGGCGGCCGCTCGGCCGCCGCGCGCCTGCTCGACGAGCCGCTCGCTCCCACCGCGTTCGTCTGCGCCAGCGACTCGCTCGCCCTCGGCGTGGTCGGCGAACTGCGCGACCGCGGCTTGCGGCTCGGCGCCGACGCGTCCGTGATCGGCTTCGACGACACCCCGACCGCGGCGGTGCTCGGGCTGAGCAGCGTCGCGCAGCCGATCGCCGAGGTCGCCGCCGAATGCGTCCGCCAGCTGCGCGTGATGCTGCGCGGTGAGCCCGGCCCCGCGTCGGCGCTGCTGCCCCCGCGGCTGGTGCTGCGCACGACCTGA
- a CDS encoding sugar ABC transporter substrate-binding protein, which yields MRHTLSRTAGAVTATGLLLTLTACGGGFGDSTAPATQQSGPASLKLMIASSGGAELKAMQDATAKWSAASGGSTAEVIAANDLPQQLSQGFAAGSPPDVFAVDATKFQGYADEMLPYGDSVSYKDDLYPTLRTTFTKDGKLYCVPKDFSTLALGINTDAWAAAGLTDNDVPKNWDQLKAVAQKLTTSSRAGLVFNNTRDRVGAFLVQAGGWPLDADQKKATADTPQNLQALTYVRDLLASGAAKYPKQLGAGDSGEAFGQGKAAMSIDGNWMVGGLAKDHPDLKYRVVPLPAGPAGPGTLSFTQCWGIAAKSKFQTQAKQLVDALMAPQQELAFAKTFGVMPSRQSARTQYQQDFPQQAAFLAGAESAHGPVTLTKMDPVLTDFDAQIQQLPGADPKQILTQLQTNTTAALGQ from the coding sequence ATGCGTCACACGCTCTCCCGCACGGCCGGTGCCGTCACCGCGACCGGGCTGCTGCTCACGCTGACCGCGTGCGGCGGCGGGTTCGGCGACTCGACGGCGCCCGCCACCCAGCAGTCCGGGCCGGCCTCGCTCAAGCTCATGATCGCCTCCAGCGGCGGCGCCGAGCTGAAGGCCATGCAGGACGCCACGGCCAAGTGGAGCGCGGCCAGCGGCGGCTCGACGGCCGAGGTGATCGCCGCGAACGACCTGCCCCAGCAGCTCAGCCAGGGCTTCGCCGCGGGCAGCCCGCCGGACGTGTTCGCCGTGGACGCCACCAAGTTCCAGGGTTACGCGGACGAGATGCTGCCGTACGGGGATTCGGTGTCCTACAAGGACGATCTCTACCCGACGCTGCGCACCACGTTCACCAAGGACGGCAAGCTCTACTGTGTCCCCAAGGACTTCTCGACGCTGGCGCTGGGCATCAACACCGACGCCTGGGCCGCCGCGGGCCTGACCGACAACGACGTGCCGAAGAACTGGGACCAGCTGAAGGCCGTCGCGCAGAAGCTCACCACGAGCAGCCGCGCCGGGCTCGTGTTCAACAACACCCGCGACCGCGTCGGCGCTTTCCTCGTGCAGGCCGGCGGCTGGCCGCTCGACGCCGACCAGAAGAAGGCCACCGCCGACACCCCGCAGAACCTCCAGGCGCTCACCTACGTGCGCGACCTGCTGGCCTCGGGTGCGGCGAAGTACCCGAAGCAGCTCGGCGCCGGCGACTCCGGCGAGGCGTTCGGCCAGGGCAAGGCCGCGATGAGCATCGACGGCAACTGGATGGTCGGCGGGCTGGCCAAGGACCACCCCGACCTGAAGTACCGCGTCGTGCCGCTGCCCGCGGGTCCGGCCGGGCCGGGCACGCTCTCGTTCACGCAGTGCTGGGGCATCGCCGCGAAGAGCAAGTTCCAGACGCAGGCCAAGCAGCTCGTGGACGCACTGATGGCGCCGCAGCAGGAGCTGGCGTTCGCGAAGACGTTCGGCGTGATGCCCTCCCGGCAGTCCGCGCGCACGCAGTACCAGCAGGACTTCCCGCAGCAGGCGGCTTTCCTGGCCGGCGCCGAGTCGGCGCACGGCCCGGTGACGCTCACCAAGATGGACCCGGTGCTGACCGACTTCGACGCCCAGATCCAGCAGCTGCCCGGCGCGGACCCCAAGCAGATCCTCACGCAGCTGCAGACCAACACCACCGCCGCGCTGGGCCAGTGA
- a CDS encoding carbohydrate ABC transporter permease: MVVPILMALWVSVSDWTGNGSPLSSRVHFVGADNYAALLTDPGLTQRNFATSVRNNAYFVLFVVPLQTALALGLAMVLNQRRLKGKQFFRTAFYFPTVTSSVAISVVFLFLFSSTGTVNAALGLFGVNGPSWFADPRGIFQLLLHGLGVTNPPQALTDGSFMGLSWWDWLSGPSVAMCSIIVLVVWTSTGGFMLMFYAALQNLPPSVDEAALIDGAGPWQRFWRVTLPQLRPTLFLVLTLGLIGTWQVFDQVYVLSRGEPAKTTLTPAYLSYSTSFIGKEWGQGSAIAFLLFVVIVLFTLGQRWLLREKGK; the protein is encoded by the coding sequence ATGGTGGTGCCGATCCTGATGGCGCTGTGGGTGAGCGTGAGCGACTGGACCGGCAACGGCAGCCCGCTGTCTTCGCGGGTGCATTTCGTCGGCGCGGACAACTACGCCGCGCTGCTCACCGATCCGGGGCTCACTCAGCGGAACTTCGCCACGAGTGTGCGCAACAACGCGTACTTCGTGCTGTTCGTGGTGCCGCTGCAGACGGCGCTCGCGCTGGGGCTCGCCATGGTGCTGAACCAGCGCCGGCTCAAGGGCAAGCAGTTCTTCCGGACCGCGTTCTACTTCCCGACCGTGACCAGCTCGGTCGCGATCTCGGTGGTGTTCCTGTTCCTCTTCTCCAGCACGGGCACGGTGAACGCCGCACTGGGGCTGTTCGGAGTGAACGGTCCCAGCTGGTTCGCCGACCCGCGCGGAATCTTCCAGCTCCTCCTGCACGGACTCGGGGTGACGAACCCGCCGCAGGCGCTGACCGACGGCAGCTTCATGGGATTGTCCTGGTGGGACTGGCTTTCCGGGCCCAGCGTGGCGATGTGCTCGATCATCGTGCTCGTCGTGTGGACCTCGACCGGCGGGTTCATGCTGATGTTCTACGCGGCCCTGCAGAACCTGCCGCCGAGCGTGGACGAGGCCGCGCTGATCGACGGCGCCGGGCCGTGGCAGCGGTTCTGGCGCGTGACGCTCCCGCAGCTGCGGCCGACGCTGTTCCTCGTGCTCACCCTCGGCCTGATCGGCACCTGGCAGGTGTTCGACCAGGTGTACGTGCTCAGCCGCGGCGAGCCGGCGAAGACCACGCTCACGCCGGCCTACCTGTCCTATTCGACGTCGTTCATCGGCAAGGAGTGGGGGCAGGGCTCGGCGATCGCGTTCCTGCTGTTCGTGGTCATCGTGCTGTTCACGCTGGGGCAGCGCTGGTTGTTGCGGGAGAAGGGCAAATGA